In the Pseudonocardia cypriaca genome, one interval contains:
- the holA gene encoding DNA polymerase III subunit delta → MAAPAPIRLVVGEEELLVERAIEQVAAEVRASDPAADVRRVRAAELTPADLAENLSPSLFAEARVLVLLAAHEVGKELATAILEQSADPAEGIVLVVVHSGGARNKALVDALRKAGAPVTTCNKITRMDERSDFVRAEARRVGGKITGDAIAALLEAVGSDLRELASATSQLVADTGGSVDERAVRRYHRGRAEATGFAVADKVVAGDRAGAVEALRWAQLLGTPSVLIADALADALRTLAKVGSAGRGDPNRLAGTLGMPPWKIRKAQQAVRGWGPEALAEAFAAAAEVNADVKGAAADPDYALERAVLRILAARSRR, encoded by the coding sequence ATGGCCGCGCCAGCCCCGATCCGCCTCGTCGTCGGCGAGGAGGAGCTGCTCGTCGAGCGGGCGATCGAGCAGGTCGCGGCGGAGGTCCGCGCGAGCGACCCCGCGGCCGACGTGCGCCGGGTGCGCGCGGCCGAGCTCACCCCGGCCGACCTCGCCGAGAACCTGAGCCCGTCGCTCTTCGCCGAGGCGAGGGTGCTCGTCCTGCTCGCGGCCCACGAGGTCGGCAAGGAGCTGGCCACGGCGATCCTCGAGCAGTCGGCCGACCCGGCCGAAGGCATCGTCCTCGTGGTCGTCCACTCGGGAGGGGCGCGCAACAAGGCCCTCGTCGACGCGCTGCGCAAGGCGGGTGCCCCGGTCACCACCTGCAACAAGATCACGAGGATGGACGAGCGGTCCGACTTCGTGCGTGCCGAGGCCCGGCGCGTGGGGGGCAAGATCACCGGCGACGCGATCGCCGCGCTGCTCGAGGCGGTGGGGTCGGACCTGCGGGAGCTGGCATCGGCCACCAGCCAGCTGGTGGCCGACACCGGCGGCTCGGTCGACGAGCGCGCAGTGCGCCGCTACCACCGGGGCCGCGCAGAGGCCACCGGGTTCGCGGTCGCCGACAAGGTCGTGGCGGGCGACCGCGCGGGCGCGGTCGAGGCGCTGCGCTGGGCGCAGCTGCTCGGCACGCCGTCGGTGCTGATTGCCGACGCGCTGGCCGACGCGTTGCGCACGCTCGCGAAGGTGGGGTCGGCCGGTCGCGGCGACCCCAACCGCCTGGCCGGCACGCTGGGCATGCCGCCGTGGAAGATCCGCAAGGCCCAGCAGGCGGTGCGCGGATGGGGCCCGGAGGCCCTTGCGGAGGCGTTCGCCGCGGCGGCCGAGGTCAACGCAGACGTCAAGGGTGCGGCGGCCGACCCGGACTACGCCCTGGAACGCGCGGTCCTGCGCATCCTCGCCGCCCGCTCCCGCCGCTAG
- a CDS encoding winged helix DNA-binding domain-containing protein, whose translation MPAPAVDRQRVLAHRAVAHDLVAPGTGDVVLGVGLQDYPPGRSARPALSLRTGPGRPRGDLALVHGVRGALHLHRADDLALLRGALHVADGRDWSRQTMATFGDELAGAGITFAAALDEVAAAMATVTADGTPRTKGEVSGAISSAVDHRLAPWCESCGAAHVHDVLFRLATLHAGLTVQVDPALPSRFRYAGSSDGTRAATDESRAELVRRFLAAFGPAKPAHLAGWLGLRPAAARRWWDLVAGELRPVRVADAELWVHADDLDRVVDAPPARGVRLLPAYDPLTELADRELLAPDADRRRKIWQAVANPGVIWADGEIVGVWRGRTRKDGLTVTLDPFEPMSPAQRQALEPDLEVFRAAAGTTTATLAPA comes from the coding sequence ATGCCCGCACCGGCCGTCGACCGGCAGCGCGTGCTCGCCCACCGCGCGGTCGCCCACGACCTCGTCGCGCCCGGCACCGGTGACGTCGTGCTCGGCGTGGGTCTGCAGGACTACCCACCGGGCCGCAGCGCCCGGCCGGCGCTGAGCCTGCGGACCGGACCGGGCCGGCCCCGGGGCGATCTCGCGCTCGTCCACGGCGTACGAGGCGCGCTCCACCTGCACCGGGCCGACGACCTCGCCCTGCTCCGCGGAGCGCTGCACGTCGCCGACGGACGGGACTGGTCACGTCAGACCATGGCGACGTTCGGCGACGAGCTCGCCGGCGCCGGGATCACGTTCGCGGCGGCGCTCGACGAGGTCGCCGCCGCGATGGCCACGGTGACGGCCGACGGCACACCGCGGACCAAGGGCGAGGTGAGCGGGGCGATCAGCTCTGCCGTCGACCACCGGCTGGCGCCCTGGTGCGAGAGCTGCGGCGCCGCGCACGTGCACGACGTGCTCTTCCGGCTCGCCACGCTGCACGCCGGCCTCACCGTGCAGGTCGACCCGGCATTGCCGAGCCGGTTCCGCTACGCCGGCTCCAGCGACGGGACGCGGGCCGCCACGGACGAGAGCCGCGCCGAGCTGGTGCGCCGGTTCCTCGCGGCGTTCGGGCCGGCGAAACCCGCGCACCTCGCCGGCTGGCTGGGCCTGCGCCCGGCCGCCGCCCGGCGGTGGTGGGACCTCGTGGCGGGTGAACTGCGGCCGGTGCGCGTCGCGGACGCGGAGCTCTGGGTGCACGCCGACGACCTCGACCGCGTCGTCGACGCCCCACCGGCCCGCGGGGTCCGGCTGCTGCCGGCCTACGACCCGCTCACCGAGCTCGCCGACCGCGAGCTGCTGGCGCCGGACGCCGATCGTCGCCGCAAGATCTGGCAGGCCGTCGCGAACCCCGGGGTCATCTGGGCGGACGGCGAGATCGTCGGGGTGTGGCGAGGCCGCACGCGCAAGGACGGGCTCACCGTGACGCTCGACCCCTTCGAGCCGATGTCACCGGCCCAGCGGCAGGCGCTCGAGCCGGACCTGGAGGTGTTCCGCGCCGCGGCCGGCACGACGACGGCCACGCTCGCCCCCGCGTGA
- the gndA gene encoding NADP-dependent phosphogluconate dehydrogenase: MTVPDGKSRIGVTGLAVMGANLARNIARRGTPIAVHNRTAARTREFIEAYGSEGTFTAAETVEDFVAALERPRRIIVMVKAGAPVDAVIEELAPLLDEGDIIIDAGNSHFPDTKRRTEECAARGLRFMGVGVSGGEEGALLGPSIMPGGDPAAYAEVEEILTGIAAQVDGTPCCVHVGPDGAGHYVKMVHNGIEYADIQLIAEAYDLLTHVAGLDAPAIGKIFEEWNSGDLESFLIEITAEVLQKTDASTGRPLVDVILDEAEQKGTGRWTAIDALDLGVPLTGITEAVFARTLSALKGERKAAAGTLGGPVPGAGEDRADLVDDIRQALYASKVVAYAQGFAQMRAASAANDWNLDLGAMATIWRGGCIIRAQFLNRIRDAYAEHGDIENLLMVPYFTEAVADAQDAWRRVVVTATQQGVAIPAFASSLSYYDGYRRERGPANLIQGLRDFFGAHTYRRIDTEGVFHTRWAQDGTEVRTDA; the protein is encoded by the coding sequence ATGACCGTGCCAGACGGGAAGAGCCGGATCGGTGTGACCGGGTTGGCCGTGATGGGGGCGAACCTCGCCCGCAACATCGCACGGCGGGGAACACCGATTGCCGTCCACAACCGGACGGCGGCGCGCACGCGGGAGTTCATCGAGGCCTACGGCTCGGAGGGCACGTTCACCGCGGCCGAGACCGTCGAGGACTTCGTCGCCGCGCTGGAGCGGCCGCGGCGGATCATCGTGATGGTGAAGGCGGGTGCGCCCGTCGACGCCGTGATCGAGGAGCTGGCCCCGCTGCTCGACGAGGGCGACATCATCATCGACGCGGGCAACTCGCACTTCCCCGACACCAAGCGGCGCACCGAGGAGTGCGCCGCGCGTGGCCTGCGCTTCATGGGCGTGGGCGTCTCCGGTGGTGAGGAGGGCGCGCTGCTCGGGCCGAGCATCATGCCCGGCGGCGACCCGGCCGCCTACGCCGAGGTCGAGGAGATCCTCACCGGCATCGCCGCCCAGGTGGACGGCACGCCGTGCTGCGTGCACGTCGGGCCGGACGGCGCCGGCCACTACGTCAAGATGGTGCACAACGGCATCGAGTACGCCGACATCCAGCTCATCGCCGAGGCGTACGACCTGCTCACGCACGTCGCGGGCCTCGACGCCCCGGCCATCGGCAAGATCTTCGAGGAGTGGAACTCCGGCGACCTGGAGTCGTTCCTCATCGAGATCACGGCCGAGGTGCTGCAGAAGACCGACGCCAGCACCGGTCGCCCGCTCGTCGACGTCATCCTCGACGAGGCGGAGCAGAAGGGCACCGGGCGCTGGACGGCGATCGACGCGCTCGACCTCGGCGTGCCGCTCACCGGCATCACCGAGGCCGTGTTCGCGCGCACCCTCTCGGCTCTGAAGGGCGAGCGGAAGGCGGCCGCGGGCACGCTCGGCGGTCCGGTGCCGGGTGCGGGAGAGGACCGGGCCGACCTGGTCGACGACATCCGCCAGGCCCTCTACGCCAGCAAGGTGGTGGCCTATGCGCAGGGCTTCGCGCAGATGCGCGCGGCGTCGGCGGCGAACGACTGGAACCTCGACCTCGGCGCGATGGCCACGATCTGGCGGGGCGGCTGCATCATCCGGGCGCAGTTCCTCAACCGCATCCGCGACGCCTACGCGGAGCACGGCGACATCGAGAACCTGCTGATGGTCCCCTACTTCACCGAGGCCGTCGCCGATGCGCAGGACGCGTGGCGGCGCGTGGTGGTCACGGCGACGCAGCAGGGCGTGGCGATCCCGGCGTTCGCCAGCTCGCTGTCCTATTACGACGGCTACCGGCGCGAGCGCGGCCCGGCCAACCTGATCCAGGGCCTGCGGGACTTCTTCGGCGCCCACACCTACCGGCGGATCGACACCGAGGGCGTGTTCCACACCCGCTGGGCGCAGGACGGCACCGAGGTGCGCACGGACGCCTGA
- a CDS encoding IS110 family transposase: MSESYEGKQVVGIDLHRRRSVLVRKTEMGETLETVRISNDPEYLRQVMARAGEAPEVVLEAAYGWYWAADTLAELGAHVHLAHPLGVKMFCYRRVKNDERDAGDLADLLRMGRLPEAWIAPPATRELRGWVRHRAKLVALRSSLKSQVHAVLAEAGVQVPMSDLFSPGGQHLLAAARLSVESRARVDSALRLIINVDFEVELFAKLVTNRLREHPGYRAIQQIPGVGPTLAAVFVAEIGDVTRFPGPAQLASWAGLTPKHHESDTTVHRGRITKQGSRLVRWAAVEAVQRVGEHTRTGAVRERVAARRGRNIGVVAAARELVELVYYGLRDGHIRRLTPPQPHTPPQPHTPPHIPPQPHTPPGRSAA; this comes from the coding sequence GTGAGCGAATCGTACGAGGGCAAGCAGGTCGTGGGAATTGACCTGCACCGGCGGCGGTCGGTGCTGGTTCGCAAGACCGAGATGGGTGAGACGTTGGAGACGGTGCGGATCTCCAACGATCCGGAGTATCTGCGGCAGGTGATGGCCCGCGCTGGGGAGGCCCCGGAGGTGGTGCTGGAAGCGGCCTATGGCTGGTACTGGGCTGCGGACACCCTGGCCGAGTTGGGCGCGCACGTGCATTTGGCGCATCCGCTGGGGGTGAAGATGTTCTGCTATCGGCGGGTGAAGAACGACGAGCGGGACGCGGGGGATCTGGCTGATCTGTTGCGGATGGGTCGGCTGCCCGAGGCGTGGATCGCGCCACCGGCCACCCGGGAGCTGCGTGGTTGGGTGCGGCATCGGGCCAAGCTGGTGGCGTTGCGCTCGAGCTTGAAATCCCAGGTCCACGCCGTGCTGGCCGAGGCCGGGGTGCAGGTGCCGATGAGTGATCTGTTCAGCCCGGGCGGGCAGCACTTGTTGGCCGCGGCCCGGCTGTCGGTCGAATCACGCGCTCGGGTCGACTCCGCGCTACGACTGATCATTAACGTGGACTTCGAGGTCGAGTTGTTCGCCAAGTTGGTCACCAACCGGCTGCGCGAACATCCCGGCTACCGGGCGATCCAGCAGATCCCCGGGGTCGGGCCCACCTTGGCCGCGGTGTTCGTCGCTGAGATCGGTGACGTCACCCGCTTCCCCGGACCCGCGCAGCTGGCCAGCTGGGCCGGGTTGACCCCGAAACACCATGAGTCCGACACCACCGTGCATCGCGGCCGGATCACCAAACAGGGTTCCCGGTTGGTGCGTTGGGCTGCGGTGGAGGCGGTGCAGCGGGTCGGCGAACACACCCGCACCGGTGCGGTCCGGGAGCGGGTCGCTGCCCGCCGCGGCCGCAACATCGGCGTTGTTGCCGCCGCCCGCGAGCTGGTCGAGCTGGTCTACTACGGCCTACGCGACGGGCACATCCGCCGGCTCACCCCGCCCCAACCCCACACCCCGCCCCAACCCCACACCCCGCCACACATCCCGCCCCAGCCACACACCCCGCCCGGCAGATCGGCGGCATGA
- a CDS encoding sigma-54-dependent Fis family transcriptional regulator, translated as MPAGPATEELARARVSFLSREPVRSGVVREPILASWSRSLAWHVPADHIELPHDDVDPDTLLARAAEPVLSEVSDQFATEPVSVILCDADGVVLDRRTADTGLESHLDRVLLSPGFSYAERHVGTNGIGSALEGGRLTQVFGHEHYVEHLEDLACAGIPVRHPGTGRVIGVVDLTCWRRNAGAMMAAAVASIGRRIEEALLEHSGRREHLLLQDYLRACRHARGAVFAIGADLLMMNDRARELFDARDQAALLAEAVEALGSGRDRRLVIDLPSGHTARAYAKPSFSESGVTGGVLQVQLVAQMNAAERTVTASAYTPSLPTAVGSSTAWKKCGQAVDRHFQAREWLLLQGEPGVGKATLARATHRNRSPAGHLRVLDADAYGPQWIAEVSGELQHAGTLVIAHLDRLPPAGVAALADALEPDRESTELDRPWVVATLTCDPGQRSPDLAGLLGCFPRTVEVPPLRHHIEDVAELVPHLLTRLSRGSLTCSPEAMHVLMRNRWPGNVEQLHQVLRKVVAKRRAGVVEARDLPPECRITTRRVLTPLEAIECDAIIEALLDTDGNKVEAARLLGSSRATIYRKIREYGITMPSPLEASRRG; from the coding sequence GTGCCGGCCGGACCCGCCACCGAGGAGCTCGCGCGCGCCCGCGTGTCGTTCCTGTCGAGGGAGCCCGTCAGGTCCGGCGTCGTCCGGGAGCCGATCCTGGCCTCCTGGTCCCGGTCACTCGCGTGGCACGTCCCCGCCGACCACATCGAGCTGCCCCACGACGACGTCGACCCGGACACCCTGCTCGCCCGCGCAGCGGAGCCGGTGCTCTCCGAGGTCTCCGACCAGTTCGCCACCGAGCCGGTGAGCGTGATCCTCTGCGACGCCGACGGCGTCGTGCTCGACCGGCGCACCGCCGACACCGGCCTCGAGTCGCACCTCGACCGCGTCCTGCTCTCCCCCGGCTTCAGCTACGCCGAGCGCCACGTCGGCACCAACGGCATCGGCAGCGCCCTGGAGGGCGGCAGGCTCACGCAGGTGTTCGGCCACGAGCACTACGTCGAGCACCTCGAGGACCTCGCATGCGCGGGCATCCCCGTGCGGCACCCCGGCACCGGCCGCGTGATCGGCGTCGTCGACCTCACCTGCTGGCGCCGCAACGCCGGGGCCATGATGGCCGCCGCGGTGGCCTCCATCGGACGCCGGATCGAGGAGGCCCTGCTCGAACACTCCGGGCGCCGCGAGCACCTGCTGCTGCAGGACTACCTCAGGGCCTGCCGGCACGCGCGGGGCGCCGTGTTCGCGATCGGCGCCGACCTGCTGATGATGAACGACCGGGCGCGCGAGCTCTTCGACGCGCGGGACCAGGCGGCGCTGCTCGCCGAGGCGGTGGAGGCCCTCGGCTCCGGGCGCGACCGCAGGCTCGTGATCGACCTACCCAGCGGGCACACCGCTCGCGCGTACGCCAAACCCAGCTTCAGCGAGAGCGGCGTGACGGGCGGGGTGCTGCAGGTCCAGCTCGTCGCGCAGATGAACGCGGCCGAGCGGACCGTCACCGCGTCGGCGTACACCCCTTCCCTGCCCACCGCGGTCGGTTCCAGCACGGCGTGGAAGAAGTGCGGGCAGGCCGTCGACCGGCACTTCCAGGCGCGGGAGTGGCTGCTCCTGCAGGGCGAGCCGGGCGTCGGCAAGGCGACGCTCGCCCGCGCCACGCACCGCAACCGCTCCCCCGCGGGCCACCTGCGCGTCCTCGACGCCGACGCCTACGGGCCGCAGTGGATCGCCGAGGTGTCCGGCGAGCTGCAACACGCAGGCACGCTCGTCATCGCCCACCTCGACCGGCTGCCCCCCGCCGGCGTCGCCGCGCTCGCCGACGCGCTCGAGCCCGACCGCGAGTCCACCGAGCTGGACCGCCCGTGGGTGGTCGCCACGCTCACCTGCGACCCCGGGCAGCGCAGCCCCGATCTCGCGGGCCTGCTGGGCTGCTTCCCACGCACGGTGGAGGTGCCGCCGCTGCGCCACCACATCGAGGACGTCGCCGAGCTGGTGCCGCACCTGCTCACCCGACTCTCCCGCGGCTCCCTCACCTGCTCGCCGGAGGCCATGCACGTGCTCATGCGCAACCGGTGGCCGGGCAACGTCGAACAGCTGCACCAGGTGCTACGCAAGGTCGTGGCCAAGCGCCGCGCCGGCGTGGTGGAAGCCCGCGACCTGCCACCGGAGTGCCGGATCACCACCCGCCGGGTGCTCACCCCGCTCGAGGCGATCGAGTGCGACGCGATCATCGAGGCGTTGCTCGACACCGACGGCAACAAGGTCGAAGCCGCCCGCCTCCTCGGCTCGTCCCGCGCGACGATCTACCGCAAGATCCGCGAGTACGGGATCACGATGCCGAGCCCGCTCGAGGCGAGCCGCCGCGGCTAG
- a CDS encoding methane monooxygenase encodes MAKAHQKIQELAWEPMYHEPYMKYGTDYTFRKAAKKDPLKQILRSYFPMEEEKDHRVYGAQDGAIRGNMFRQVQERWLEWQKLFLSIIPLPEISAARSMPMLFHTVPNPELHNGQAIQMIDEVRHSTIQQNLKRLYMNNYIDPAGFNNSLRGFQGDYCGTIGRQFAEGFITGDAITAASIYLTIVAETAFTNTLFVAMPAEAAANGDYLLPTVFHSVQSDESRHISNGYATLLMALSDEENHQLLARDLRYAWWNNHRVVDAAIGTFIEYGTKDRRKDRESYAEMWRRWIYDDYYRSYLVPLEKYGLTIPHDLVEESWKQIWEKGYVHEVAQFFATGWLANYWRIDGMTDEDFEWFEYKYPGWYDRYGKWWENYNRLATPNGHNAIVAESVDYVYPHRCWTCMVPCLVREDMVMDQVDGQWRTYCHEMCHWTDKVAFRPTYEGRETPNMGQLVGHREWETLYHGWNWADVVKDMGFVRDDGKTMTAQPHLDLDPKKMWTLDHMRRMPNLLSPNVLLNEMSDDERAAFAADYVRQGPAGRPAPTDA; translated from the coding sequence CTGGCGAAGGCTCACCAGAAGATCCAGGAACTCGCCTGGGAGCCGATGTACCACGAGCCGTACATGAAGTACGGCACGGACTACACGTTCCGGAAGGCCGCGAAGAAGGACCCGCTGAAGCAGATCCTGCGCTCCTACTTCCCGATGGAGGAGGAGAAGGACCACCGGGTCTACGGCGCCCAGGACGGCGCGATCCGCGGCAACATGTTCCGCCAGGTGCAGGAGCGCTGGCTGGAGTGGCAGAAGCTGTTCCTGTCGATCATCCCGTTGCCGGAGATCTCCGCGGCGCGCTCGATGCCGATGCTGTTCCACACGGTGCCGAACCCGGAACTGCACAACGGTCAGGCGATCCAGATGATCGACGAGGTCCGCCACTCGACGATCCAGCAGAACCTCAAGCGCCTGTACATGAACAACTACATCGACCCGGCCGGCTTCAACAACAGCCTCCGCGGGTTCCAGGGCGACTACTGCGGCACCATCGGCCGCCAGTTCGCCGAGGGGTTCATCACGGGTGACGCGATCACCGCGGCGAGCATCTACCTGACGATCGTCGCCGAGACCGCCTTCACCAACACGCTGTTCGTCGCGATGCCGGCCGAGGCGGCCGCGAACGGCGACTACCTGTTGCCCACGGTGTTCCACTCGGTGCAGTCCGACGAGTCGCGCCACATCTCCAACGGCTACGCGACCCTGCTGATGGCGCTGTCCGACGAGGAGAACCACCAGCTGCTGGCGCGCGACCTGCGCTACGCGTGGTGGAACAACCACCGGGTGGTGGACGCCGCCATCGGCACGTTCATCGAGTACGGCACGAAGGACCGCCGCAAGGACCGCGAGTCCTACGCGGAGATGTGGCGTCGCTGGATCTACGACGACTACTACCGGTCCTACCTCGTGCCGCTGGAGAAGTACGGGCTCACGATCCCGCACGACCTCGTCGAGGAGTCCTGGAAGCAGATCTGGGAGAAGGGCTACGTCCACGAGGTGGCGCAGTTCTTCGCCACCGGTTGGCTCGCCAACTACTGGCGGATCGACGGCATGACCGACGAGGACTTCGAGTGGTTCGAGTACAAGTACCCGGGCTGGTACGACCGGTACGGGAAGTGGTGGGAGAACTACAACCGGCTCGCCACCCCCAACGGCCACAACGCGATCGTGGCCGAGAGCGTCGACTACGTGTACCCGCACCGGTGCTGGACCTGCATGGTGCCGTGCCTGGTCCGTGAGGACATGGTCATGGACCAGGTCGACGGCCAGTGGCGCACGTACTGCCACGAGATGTGCCACTGGACCGACAAGGTGGCGTTCCGCCCGACCTACGAGGGGCGCGAGACCCCCAACATGGGCCAGCTCGTCGGGCACCGCGAGTGGGAGACGCTCTACCACGGCTGGAACTGGGCCGACGTGGTCAAGGACATGGGCTTCGTGCGCGACGACGGGAAGACCATGACCGCGCAACCACACCTCGATCTGGATCCCAAGAAGATGTGGACGCTCGACCACATGCGTCGGATGCCCAACCTGCTGAGCCCGAACGTGCTGCTGAACGAGATGAGCGACGACGAGCGCGCGGCGTTCGCGGCCGACTACGTCCGTCAGGGACCGGCCGGGCGTCCCGCCCCAACCGACGCCTGA
- a CDS encoding FAD-binding oxidoreductase, whose translation MGEKHVVRFEPVGIEIEVDEDQTILRAAAEQGVQLMHGCKEGQCAACKSFVLEGEDIELDRYSTFALPDYEKEEGQTLLCRAHPFEDLTIELLNYDEEIIRSGLPLRRGTVEVVAIEAVTHDMRHLVVKLVEPEEIKFFPGQYMDFQVPGTQESRSFSMANTPNRDGRFEFVIKTYPDGLFSGLLATRLQVGDRLAVEAPFGTFTLRESRTSDLVFVGGGAGMAPMLGLLRSMAERGIARRVAFYYGARGARDLCFEKELARLQEQLPGFTYVPALSEPSQDDEWAGETGLITDVVARHESDLAGKDAYVCGPPPMVDAAIAVLTRLGCKAEHIFYDKFTTTGDPEDQA comes from the coding sequence TTGGGCGAGAAGCACGTCGTCCGGTTCGAACCGGTCGGCATCGAGATCGAGGTCGACGAGGACCAGACCATCCTCCGTGCGGCCGCCGAGCAGGGCGTCCAGCTCATGCACGGCTGCAAGGAAGGTCAATGTGCGGCGTGCAAGTCCTTCGTGCTCGAGGGCGAGGACATCGAGCTGGACCGCTACTCGACGTTCGCGTTGCCCGACTACGAGAAGGAGGAGGGGCAGACGCTGCTCTGCCGGGCGCATCCCTTCGAGGACCTGACCATCGAGCTCCTCAACTACGACGAGGAGATCATCCGTTCCGGGCTGCCGTTGCGGCGCGGCACGGTCGAGGTCGTGGCGATCGAGGCGGTCACCCACGACATGCGGCACCTGGTCGTCAAGCTCGTCGAGCCCGAGGAGATCAAGTTCTTCCCGGGCCAGTACATGGACTTCCAGGTGCCCGGCACGCAGGAGAGCCGGTCGTTCTCGATGGCGAACACGCCCAACCGGGACGGCCGCTTCGAGTTCGTCATCAAGACCTACCCCGACGGGCTGTTCTCCGGGCTGCTGGCCACCCGCCTCCAGGTGGGGGACCGGTTGGCGGTGGAGGCGCCGTTCGGCACCTTCACGCTCCGTGAGAGCCGCACGTCCGACCTGGTCTTCGTGGGCGGCGGCGCGGGGATGGCCCCGATGCTCGGACTCCTGCGGTCGATGGCCGAGCGGGGCATCGCACGCCGGGTGGCGTTCTACTACGGCGCCCGTGGGGCACGGGACCTCTGCTTCGAGAAGGAGCTCGCGCGACTGCAGGAGCAGCTGCCCGGCTTCACGTACGTGCCGGCGCTGTCCGAGCCGTCCCAGGACGACGAATGGGCGGGCGAGACCGGTCTGATCACCGATGTCGTCGCCCGGCACGAGTCCGACCTGGCCGGCAAGGACGCGTACGTCTGCGGCCCGCCGCCGATGGTCGACGCGGCGATCGCGGTGCTCACCCGGCTCGGCTGCAAGGCCGAACACATCTTCTACGACAAGTTCACCACCACCGGTGACCCGGAGGACCAAGCATGA
- a CDS encoding toluene hydroxylase, with translation MTTTERPERSVPKPVFTDAEAGAREFPDSSASARRYNYFAPAKRKQTHYEDVTVDVQPDPRHYLTQGWIYGFADGETGYPLHWTKLKAWGVDQPEPQRGPGTGGMPVENWPAHGWHEFRDPNEEWEQTIYRYNANVVRQLNQNIENARHAKSFEQWSTNWVRFVERHVGAWMHIEHVLGLYVFAANERSAPTNMHNTALAVNSAHKIRFAQDLALYNLTLTEEIEGFDGTAHLAAWNGDAEWQGVRKVCEALTAIEDDWGEAVLAANIVFEPLLGELFRSHLVMQSASGHGDFVTPTVMGAGEYDYAQRDLRWTIACLAPLTQDREFAEHNKALMQGWLSHWVPQALEAARQLQPLWSQPDAKPPRFEDSLDRAKNRFAGICRDLGLATPEELKQ, from the coding sequence ATGACCACGACCGAACGTCCGGAACGGAGCGTCCCGAAGCCGGTCTTCACGGACGCCGAGGCAGGGGCGCGTGAGTTCCCCGACTCTTCGGCGAGCGCCCGGCGCTACAACTACTTCGCACCAGCCAAGCGCAAGCAGACCCACTACGAGGACGTCACCGTCGACGTCCAGCCCGACCCGCGGCACTACCTCACCCAGGGCTGGATCTACGGCTTCGCCGACGGCGAGACCGGCTACCCGCTGCACTGGACGAAGCTCAAGGCCTGGGGCGTCGACCAGCCGGAGCCGCAGCGTGGCCCGGGCACCGGCGGCATGCCCGTCGAGAACTGGCCTGCACACGGATGGCACGAGTTCCGCGACCCCAACGAGGAGTGGGAACAGACCATCTACCGGTACAACGCCAACGTCGTACGGCAGTTGAACCAGAACATCGAGAACGCGCGCCACGCGAAGTCGTTCGAGCAGTGGTCGACCAACTGGGTCCGGTTCGTCGAGCGCCACGTGGGCGCCTGGATGCACATCGAGCACGTGCTGGGCCTGTACGTGTTCGCGGCCAACGAGCGGTCCGCGCCGACCAACATGCACAACACGGCGCTCGCCGTGAACAGCGCGCACAAGATCCGGTTCGCGCAGGACCTCGCGCTCTACAACCTCACGCTCACCGAGGAGATCGAGGGCTTCGACGGCACCGCGCACCTCGCCGCGTGGAACGGTGACGCGGAGTGGCAGGGCGTCCGGAAGGTGTGCGAGGCGCTCACCGCGATCGAGGACGACTGGGGCGAGGCCGTCCTCGCGGCGAACATCGTGTTCGAGCCGCTGCTCGGGGAGCTCTTCCGCAGCCACCTGGTGATGCAGTCCGCGTCCGGCCACGGCGACTTCGTCACGCCGACCGTCATGGGAGCGGGTGAGTACGACTACGCCCAGCGGGACCTGCGCTGGACGATCGCGTGCCTCGCGCCGCTCACCCAGGATCGTGAGTTCGCCGAGCACAACAAGGCGCTCATGCAGGGCTGGCTGTCGCACTGGGTGCCGCAGGCCCTCGAGGCCGCCCGCCAGCTGCAGCCGCTGTGGTCGCAGCCCGACGCCAAGCCCCCGCGGTTCGAGGACAGCCTCGACCGGGCCAAGAACCGGTTCGCCGGGATCTGCCGCGATCTCGGTCTCGCCACCCCCGAGGAGCTGAAGCAGTGA
- the mimD gene encoding propane 2-monooxygenase effector subunit MimD: MTTATNASTAPIRFESNSTASNMCGFTLMNSQVGVLIAHVLERLDNVKVTHLPSMIRVDGQGRFDVVYADVDEEAGEEEGWFNASEFEEAMSTHYGRMVHLDDRTIMFANPEDAAEYLDFDLKPIR; encoded by the coding sequence GTGACCACGGCAACGAATGCGTCCACCGCCCCGATCCGCTTCGAGTCCAACAGCACCGCCTCGAACATGTGCGGGTTCACGCTGATGAACAGCCAGGTCGGCGTGCTCATCGCGCACGTTCTGGAGCGGCTCGACAACGTGAAGGTCACCCACCTGCCCTCGATGATCCGCGTCGACGGCCAGGGCCGGTTCGACGTCGTCTACGCCGACGTCGACGAGGAGGCGGGCGAGGAGGAGGGCTGGTTCAACGCCTCCGAGTTCGAGGAGGCGATGTCCACCCACTACGGCCGGATGGTCCACCTCGACGACCGCACGATCATGTTCGCCAACCCGGAGGACGCGGCCGAGTACCTGGACTTCGACCTGAAGCCCATCAGGTGA